Genomic DNA from Candidatus Dadabacteria bacterium:
AGCAGCGACACGTTGTCTATTATTGTCTGAAGTCCGTACTCATAGTTGTCTGAGTAACCGCTGTGACCCAGCATCTGACGAAGCAACATATCATTGTTAGCAAGGTGATGAAGTCGGTCATAATCACAGTCAAGTCCCTGCTTCATTACCCCGAGCACAACGACCCTCCATATGTCCATTCCGGGACGGCCCGTGCGAAGGTCAACTTCGGGAAGAAACTTCTCTTCAAGCAGGGAAAACAGCTTCTCCCTTGTCTCAGGATTCGTGTATATGTGCTGCAATCCTATCAGTATTGCGGGAATATCGTCCCGGGATTTCGGATTGAAGCGTATCTTCTCAATCGGCGTTCCCGCGAGTTCGAGCTGAAGGTTCTTTATCTTTCTCATGGTGAGTTCTCCGAAGATTCTTTGAAATGGCTCAATATGTTGATAATTCAAGTATAATTCTACCACATATGGAGAATCTTCACCATAGAAAATCAATGATTATTTGTTTTATTTCAGTGAGTTAGACCTTCTCTGACAGACACTAGTTAGTATAGAAATGTGCGGTTGGTGGAATAGCCGGGTTTAAGAACTCTGAGGGAAAGCGCTTTTGAAGAAAACGGCCGCTGTTATAATTTCCGCAATAATTCTTTTGGCCTGGGGCTCAGTGTCATGGATGGTTCTTCCATGGCACCAGATGGCAGCTAATAAATTTACAAACGAACCCGAGGTTGCCAGAGTCATAGAGGCAAATGCCCCGAAACCGGGCATTTACTATCTGCCGTTCTCGCATAAGGATCACGAGGCAGGGGAAACTGCTGCCTTCGTAAACGCCCTATCCCCCCAGCATGGCAAATCAGCTTCTGATCCAGTTCCTCGGCGACCTCGTAAGCGTTCTGATCGTTATCTGTCTGCTCTCCCAGACAGCTGGCCTGAGTTACTGGGGACGGGTGGGGTTTGTTGCCTCTATCGGGGCGGCAATAGG
This window encodes:
- a CDS encoding ISNCY family transposase; translated protein: MRKIKNLQLELAGTPIEKIRFNPKSRDDIPAILIGLQHIYTNPETREKLFSLLEEKFLPEVDLRTGRPGMDIWRVVVLGVMKQGLDCDYDRLHHLANNDMLLRQMLGHSGYSDNYEYGLQTIIDNVSLL